A DNA window from Haloactinospora alba contains the following coding sequences:
- a CDS encoding ISAs1 family transposase: MPSSALAASATPILPAEDSDPRDRRGRRHPLSCVILTGLCAVLAGARCLAAIGQWAANAPQHTLARLGARITDPALGTRQAPSPATIRRVLTALDPQTLTRLHTAEEIAVLVMDGKSLRGSATRTAAAAHLLQAMTPAGRTVAQVRVDDKASEMAAVADLLADVDITGCVISADALHTQLGTARWLVARGAEYLLTVKANQPTLLSQAKALPWAQAPVLEAAREHAHGRVEVRTAKVLTAPRIAFPHACQVMRIHRWVRESCTGRVRRSYAYLVTSLPAESVTAAELASLVRGHWGIEARHHIRDVSLGEDASRVRTGNAPQNMALLRDVAIGVLAGLGFASIPAAYRWVSYECFTRPLDLLRLP, translated from the coding sequence ATGCCCTCGTCCGCCCTGGCCGCGTCCGCGACGCCGATCCTGCCCGCCGAGGACAGTGATCCCCGCGACCGGCGGGGACGCCGCCACCCGCTGAGCTGCGTGATCCTCACCGGTTTGTGCGCGGTGCTGGCCGGCGCCCGCTGCCTGGCCGCGATCGGCCAGTGGGCCGCCAACGCGCCCCAGCACACCCTCGCCCGGCTCGGCGCCCGCATCACCGACCCCGCCCTGGGCACCCGCCAGGCGCCCAGCCCCGCCACGATCCGCCGCGTCCTCACCGCCCTGGACCCGCAGACGCTCACCCGGCTCCACACCGCCGAGGAGATCGCGGTGCTGGTCATGGACGGCAAGAGCCTGCGCGGCTCGGCCACCCGCACCGCTGCGGCCGCCCATCTGCTCCAGGCGATGACCCCGGCCGGACGCACCGTCGCCCAGGTCCGCGTGGACGACAAGGCCAGTGAGATGGCCGCCGTGGCCGACCTGCTGGCCGACGTCGACATCACGGGGTGTGTGATCAGCGCCGATGCGCTGCACACCCAACTCGGCACTGCCCGCTGGCTCGTCGCACGCGGGGCTGAGTACCTGCTGACAGTCAAGGCGAACCAGCCCACATTGCTTTCCCAGGCCAAAGCGCTGCCCTGGGCGCAGGCGCCGGTGCTGGAGGCCGCCCGTGAGCACGCCCACGGGCGGGTCGAGGTGCGCACCGCCAAGGTGCTGACCGCACCGCGCATCGCATTTCCCCACGCCTGTCAGGTGATGCGTATTCATCGATGGGTGCGCGAGTCCTGTACGGGCAGAGTCCGGCGCAGCTACGCCTACCTGGTCACGAGCCTGCCGGCCGAAAGCGTCACGGCCGCAGAACTGGCGAGCCTGGTGCGCGGGCACTGGGGTATCGAGGCCCGCCACCACATCCGCGATGTGAGCTTGGGCGAGGACGCCTCACGGGTGCGCACAGGCAACGCTCCGCAGAACATGGCGCTGCTGCGCGATGTGGCGATCGGGGTGCTGGCAGGGCTGGGGTTCGCGAGTATCCCCGCGGCCTACCGATGGGTGAGCTACGAGTGCTTCACCCGTCCCCTTGACCTTCTCAGGCTCCCCTGA
- a CDS encoding RidA family protein, with translation MAKRVVTTSGAAPPGGPYSQAVIAGEYVYCSGAIPARPDGTRVEGPFVDQARAAFGNLAAVAEAAGATLADAVRVGVYLRDLDDFVAMNELFGEYFGTQPPARTTLQADLPGFAIEVDAVLYRPA, from the coding sequence ATGGCCAAACGTGTCGTCACCACCTCCGGGGCCGCCCCTCCCGGCGGCCCCTACTCGCAGGCCGTCATCGCCGGTGAGTACGTCTACTGCTCCGGGGCGATCCCCGCCCGCCCGGACGGGACCCGGGTGGAGGGGCCCTTCGTCGACCAGGCGCGGGCCGCGTTCGGGAACCTCGCCGCCGTCGCCGAGGCGGCCGGCGCCACCCTGGCCGACGCGGTCCGGGTCGGGGTGTACCTGCGCGACCTGGACGACTTCGTGGCGATGAACGAGCTGTTCGGCGAGTACTTCGGTACGCAACCGCCCGCCCGCACCACGCTGCAGGCCGACCTTCCCGGGTTCGCCATCGAGGTCGACGCGGTCCTGTACCGCCCCGCCTGA
- a CDS encoding bifunctional 4-hydroxy-2-oxoglutarate aldolase/2-dehydro-3-deoxy-phosphogluconate aldolase, with translation MEPDVNGTRPAAHQPQRVPLSGWEAFFGTEFARVPVVVILRGASPDGAVAAARRAWEAGVRLVEVTLESDSGLPALDAVVRAAPDGLPVGAGTVDTPEQLARAADAGARFGVAPGLNPETVRAAERHGLPFLPGVATPSEAGDALRMGVTTVKAFPASSLGPEWVRALAGPYPRLGVVATGGVTAETAPAFLRAGAVGVGMGRSITEQGGLDALVREVAPG, from the coding sequence ATGGAACCAGACGTGAACGGCACCCGGCCCGCCGCGCACCAGCCGCAGCGGGTGCCGCTGTCCGGGTGGGAGGCGTTCTTCGGCACCGAGTTCGCCCGCGTCCCGGTGGTGGTGATCCTGCGCGGCGCCTCGCCCGACGGGGCCGTGGCCGCCGCCCGCCGCGCCTGGGAGGCCGGGGTCCGGCTCGTCGAGGTCACCCTGGAGAGCGACAGCGGCCTCCCCGCCCTGGATGCGGTGGTACGCGCCGCACCCGACGGCCTGCCGGTGGGCGCGGGAACCGTGGACACCCCGGAACAGCTCGCGCGCGCCGCCGACGCGGGGGCGCGCTTCGGTGTGGCGCCCGGGTTGAACCCGGAGACGGTACGGGCCGCCGAGCGGCACGGCCTGCCGTTCCTGCCCGGGGTGGCCACCCCCAGCGAGGCCGGTGACGCCCTGCGCATGGGGGTCACCACGGTGAAGGCGTTCCCCGCCTCCTCCCTCGGCCCGGAGTGGGTGCGCGCACTGGCGGGCCCCTACCCCCGGTTGGGTGTGGTCGCCACCGGCGGCGTGACCGCCGAGACGGCACCCGCCTTCCTGCGTGCCGGAGCCGTCGGCGTGGGGATGGGCCGCTCCATCACCGAACAGGGCGGGCTCGACGCCCTCGTGCGGGAGGTCGCGCCGGGGTGA
- a CDS encoding macrolide family glycosyltransferase produces the protein MVGIPATSHTLPSLEIIRELVARGHRVTYANDRTIADTVTATGAELVAYTSTLPTEDNAWPEDPIGAMDVFLDDAMAVLPQLRDAYGDDRPDLFLYDIAGYPARVLADNWGVPAVQLSPTYVAWGGYEEEVGSVLRQLPGADEHYAKFSAWLADNGAATTDPIAFTGRPPRALALIPRAMQPKADTVDPDVVSFVGPCFGDRGDQGDWTRPAGARNVLLVSLGSAFTRQPEFYRQCVAAFGGLPGWHVVLQIGAYVETAELGEIPDNVEVHHWVPQLAILGQADAFVTHAGMGGSSEGLHSGVPMIAVPQASDQFDNADRLVELGVARRVDTERATAETLRTALVELTSDPHVADRLAEFRREVRAEGGTQRAADLIEGMAD, from the coding sequence ATGGTCGGTATCCCGGCCACCAGCCACACCCTGCCCAGCCTGGAGATCATCCGCGAGCTGGTCGCCCGCGGCCACCGCGTCACCTACGCCAACGACCGCACGATCGCCGACACGGTGACCGCCACCGGTGCCGAACTCGTCGCCTACACCTCGACCCTGCCGACGGAGGACAATGCCTGGCCCGAGGACCCCATCGGCGCCATGGACGTCTTCCTCGACGACGCGATGGCGGTGCTGCCCCAGCTGCGCGACGCCTACGGCGACGACCGGCCCGACCTGTTCCTGTACGACATCGCCGGCTACCCCGCGCGCGTCCTCGCCGACAACTGGGGAGTACCCGCCGTCCAGCTCTCCCCCACCTACGTCGCCTGGGGCGGCTACGAGGAGGAGGTCGGCTCGGTGCTGAGACAGCTCCCCGGCGCGGACGAGCACTACGCGAAGTTCTCCGCGTGGCTGGCCGACAACGGCGCCGCCACCACCGACCCGATCGCCTTCACCGGCCGTCCACCGCGGGCGCTGGCGCTCATCCCGCGCGCCATGCAGCCCAAAGCCGACACTGTCGACCCCGACGTGGTCTCGTTCGTCGGGCCGTGTTTCGGGGACCGCGGTGACCAGGGGGACTGGACCCGCCCCGCCGGCGCCCGGAACGTACTGCTGGTCTCGCTGGGGTCGGCCTTCACCCGCCAACCCGAGTTCTACCGCCAGTGCGTGGCCGCCTTCGGCGGGCTGCCCGGCTGGCACGTGGTGCTGCAGATCGGCGCCTACGTCGAGACGGCCGAACTCGGCGAGATCCCCGACAACGTGGAGGTGCACCACTGGGTGCCGCAGCTCGCCATCCTCGGCCAGGCCGACGCCTTCGTCACACACGCCGGAATGGGCGGCAGCAGCGAGGGGCTCCACTCCGGCGTGCCGATGATCGCGGTGCCCCAGGCGAGTGACCAGTTCGACAACGCCGACAGGCTGGTGGAACTGGGGGTGGCCCGCCGCGTCGACACGGAACGGGCCACCGCCGAGACCCTGCGCACTGCCCTGGTTGAGCTGACCTCCGACCCGCACGTGGCCGACAGGCTCGCCGAGTTCCGCCGCGAGGTGCGCGCGGAGGGCGGCACCCAGCGGGCGGCCGACCTGATCGAGGGCATGGCGGACTGA
- a CDS encoding DUF418 domain-containing protein, whose amino-acid sequence MVQNAASPRTRTRVRALDALRGFALCGIIFVNIPQTMGMLDVVAREPAGLRLFVHGSFYPVFYTLFGAGFGIFLRSAAGRSARPRVLLSRRLAVLAALGALHVQLQPGEVLLPFAIAGAVVLLPLSFAPPRLALVAGIGLTLLGLAAGVGGFGLLPGLFALGFALAELGVPESLGERRRQLVLVLVVAAVAAAGAYGLVAAGVPEAVGRRVGLVYSFALSTAYTSAFLLVALLPRGGAVVSAALAPLGRMALTNYLSATLLFVPLGNALGLPGSQHWGTAAALAAAVLALQLVWSPLWLRAFGFGPAEWAWRCATYWRLLPIRRDAPRAGADR is encoded by the coding sequence ATGGTGCAAAACGCTGCCTCCCCGCGCACCCGTACCCGTGTCCGCGCGCTCGACGCGCTGCGCGGGTTCGCCCTGTGCGGGATCATCTTCGTCAACATTCCGCAGACGATGGGGATGCTGGACGTGGTGGCCAGGGAGCCGGCCGGGCTCCGACTGTTCGTGCACGGCAGCTTCTACCCGGTCTTCTACACCCTCTTCGGGGCGGGTTTCGGGATCTTCCTCAGGTCGGCGGCCGGGCGCTCCGCCCGGCCGCGGGTGTTGCTGTCGCGGCGGTTGGCCGTGCTCGCCGCCCTGGGAGCCCTGCACGTCCAGCTGCAACCGGGGGAGGTGCTGCTCCCGTTCGCGATCGCCGGTGCCGTGGTGCTGTTGCCGTTGAGCTTCGCCCCGCCCCGCCTCGCCCTCGTGGCAGGGATCGGGCTCACCCTGCTGGGCCTGGCGGCCGGTGTCGGCGGGTTCGGGCTGCTTCCGGGGCTGTTCGCGCTGGGGTTCGCCCTGGCTGAGCTGGGGGTTCCGGAGAGCCTGGGAGAGCGCCGCCGCCAGTTGGTTCTGGTGCTCGTGGTGGCTGCGGTCGCGGCCGCGGGTGCATACGGGCTGGTAGCGGCGGGAGTGCCGGAGGCGGTGGGACGGCGTGTGGGACTGGTGTACTCGTTCGCCCTGTCCACCGCCTACACGAGTGCGTTCCTGCTGGTGGCGCTGCTCCCCCGGGGCGGGGCGGTGGTGTCGGCGGCGCTGGCGCCCCTGGGGCGGATGGCCCTGACCAACTACCTCAGCGCCACACTGTTGTTCGTTCCGCTGGGGAACGCGCTGGGGCTGCCGGGGTCGCAACACTGGGGCACCGCCGCCGCGCTGGCCGCGGCCGTCCTGGCACTCCAGCTGGTATGGAGCCCGCTGTGGTTGCGAGCGTTCGGCTTCGGGCCGGCGGAGTGGGCGTGGCGCTGCGCCACGTACTGGCGGCTCCTGCCGATCCGGCGCGACGCCCCGCGTGCGGGGGCGGACCGGTGA
- a CDS encoding sugar kinase, producing MRTQHGQAVDAVCVGETMALLVPDPPEPPDTAATFRRDIGGAESNVAVHLARAGNRVAWHSALGDDAFGRHIRARLTAEGVEVTGRTDAERPTGLYLKELDPGGTRVRYYRQGSAASALDRPDADRVWQQRPRLVHTTGITTVLSDSSRRLVEELLPARPDRGEPGGVPGADAPLRSFDVNYRPALHGPAEAELLRELAQRADVVFCGLDEAQMLWDARTVTEVRDTLPDTELLVVKRGSDGATAHRAGQWWHRDAPDVTVVEPTGAGDAFAAGVLHRLLAGDEVGACLAEGNRLAGTVLELRGDVPPPAGEDASRSRRQRECGSVNARQHPRDQ from the coding sequence GTGAGGACACAGCACGGGCAGGCGGTGGACGCGGTGTGCGTCGGCGAGACCATGGCGCTCCTGGTGCCCGACCCGCCCGAGCCACCGGACACCGCCGCGACGTTCCGCCGCGACATCGGGGGCGCGGAGTCCAACGTGGCCGTGCACCTGGCGCGGGCCGGGAACCGGGTGGCCTGGCACAGCGCCCTCGGTGACGACGCGTTCGGGCGCCACATCCGCGCGCGGCTCACCGCCGAGGGGGTCGAGGTCACCGGCCGCACCGACGCCGAGAGGCCCACCGGCCTGTACCTCAAGGAGCTCGACCCCGGCGGGACCCGGGTGCGGTACTACCGCCAGGGCTCGGCCGCCTCCGCCCTGGACAGGCCGGACGCCGACCGGGTGTGGCAACAGCGGCCGCGCCTCGTCCACACCACCGGCATCACCACGGTCCTGTCCGACTCCAGCCGGAGACTGGTGGAGGAACTGCTGCCGGCCCGCCCCGACCGGGGCGAACCGGGCGGGGTTCCCGGGGCGGACGCCCCGCTGCGCAGCTTCGACGTCAACTACCGCCCGGCCCTGCACGGCCCCGCGGAGGCGGAGCTGCTGCGCGAGCTGGCCCAACGCGCCGACGTGGTCTTCTGCGGCCTGGACGAGGCGCAGATGCTGTGGGACGCGCGCACCGTCACCGAGGTACGCGACACGCTGCCCGACACGGAGCTGCTCGTGGTGAAGCGGGGCTCCGACGGCGCCACCGCCCACCGGGCGGGGCAGTGGTGGCACCGGGACGCGCCCGACGTGACGGTGGTGGAACCCACCGGCGCCGGGGACGCGTTCGCCGCCGGGGTGCTGCACCGGCTGCTGGCCGGGGACGAGGTGGGGGCGTGCCTGGCGGAGGGCAACCGGTTGGCCGGCACCGTGCTCGAACTGCGCGGGGACGTGCCGCCGCCCGCCGGGGAGGACGCTTCCCGTTCCCGTCGGCAACGGGAGTGTGGCAGTGTCAACGCCCGGCAGCACCCACGCGACCAGTAG
- a CDS encoding glycoside hydrolase family 25 protein, producing MPLSSPRPTPAQRTGLRTRATRLLAASALTLPAVFAGTAGTAAADPGAPDIESQWAGATIPENEGGEISPDPPRAAAPSGPQGIDVSHHQGTIDWSAVSGSGIDFAYMKATESTGFEDSEFDRNYVNSYQNGIIRGAYHFARPNHSGGVRHRAISFSGVAGVAAGQGSLRRSRGRVKHS from the coding sequence GTGCCTCTGTCATCCCCCCGCCCCACCCCCGCACAGCGCACCGGGCTACGTACCCGCGCCACCCGCCTGCTCGCCGCGAGCGCCCTGACCCTTCCGGCCGTGTTCGCCGGTACGGCCGGGACCGCCGCCGCCGACCCCGGCGCCCCCGACATCGAGTCCCAGTGGGCCGGCGCCACCATTCCCGAGAACGAGGGTGGGGAGATCTCCCCCGACCCACCGCGCGCCGCGGCACCCAGTGGCCCCCAGGGAATCGACGTGAGCCACCACCAGGGCACCATCGACTGGTCGGCCGTCTCCGGTTCCGGAATCGACTTCGCCTACATGAAAGCCACGGAAAGCACGGGATTCGAGGACAGCGAGTTCGACCGGAATTACGTCAACTCCTACCAGAACGGAATAATCCGCGGCGCTTACCATTTCGCCCGGCCGAACCATTCCGGCGGGGTGCGACACAGGGCTATTTCATTCTCGGGTGTGGCGGGTGTAGCTGCTGGTCAGGGGAGCCTGAGAAGGTCAAGGGGACGGGTGAAGCACTCGTAG
- a CDS encoding amidohydrolase/deacetylase family metallohydrolase — protein sequence MWDLLLRGGRVIDPASGRDGTADVAVRAGRVAEVAPGLPADAAAETVDVTGRLVTPGLVDMHTHVWHGATYWGMDPDPVAWRTGVTTWVDAGSAGAYSMAGLRRFVAEQARVRVHALINVSGLGLVAETGEHHVLDHLDTDTAATVAADHGDLVRGVKARIDSRTVGPNGIEPLRRAAALARRLRRPLMVHVGYGPPTIADIVGYLEEGDILTHCASGCPTDLVSGGRLSEAASAAREAGVVFDLGHGSGAFAFDVLETELAAGISPVVSSDLHVRSAHGPAFDLPTVMTKMLAAGQDLYRVVEGATARPARVLGLDAGTLAPGAAADIAVFTMEEGRFPVVDVHGDTREAPLRLEATATYVAGRPLPPSAGEPPPPWVPLSPAQRGAETRRHERLRDAVPRLDNPEDFDEPFPRPGGHQ from the coding sequence GTGTGGGACCTGCTGCTGCGCGGCGGCCGGGTCATCGACCCCGCCTCCGGGCGGGACGGAACCGCCGACGTCGCCGTGCGAGCGGGCCGGGTCGCCGAGGTGGCCCCGGGGCTGCCCGCCGACGCCGCCGCCGAGACCGTTGACGTCACCGGCCGCCTGGTCACTCCCGGCCTGGTGGACATGCACACCCACGTGTGGCACGGCGCCACCTACTGGGGCATGGACCCGGACCCGGTGGCCTGGCGCACCGGCGTCACCACCTGGGTCGACGCCGGGTCCGCCGGCGCGTACAGCATGGCCGGGCTGCGCCGTTTCGTCGCCGAACAGGCGCGGGTGCGCGTACACGCCCTCATCAACGTCTCCGGCCTGGGGCTCGTCGCCGAGACCGGGGAGCACCACGTTCTCGACCACCTCGACACCGACACCGCCGCGACGGTCGCCGCCGACCACGGCGACCTGGTCCGCGGGGTGAAGGCCCGCATCGACTCCCGCACGGTCGGCCCGAACGGCATCGAGCCGCTCCGCCGCGCCGCCGCCCTCGCACGGCGCCTGCGCCGTCCGCTCATGGTGCACGTCGGCTACGGCCCGCCCACCATCGCCGACATCGTCGGTTACCTGGAGGAGGGCGACATCCTCACCCACTGCGCCTCCGGCTGCCCCACCGACCTGGTGTCCGGCGGGCGGCTGAGCGAGGCCGCCAGCGCCGCTCGCGAGGCCGGCGTGGTGTTCGACCTCGGCCACGGGTCCGGTGCGTTCGCCTTCGACGTGCTGGAGACCGAACTCGCCGCCGGGATCTCCCCCGTCGTCTCCTCCGACCTGCACGTCCGCTCGGCACACGGCCCCGCGTTCGACCTGCCCACCGTGATGACGAAGATGCTCGCCGCGGGCCAGGACCTGTACCGGGTGGTCGAGGGCGCGACCGCGCGCCCCGCCCGGGTGCTCGGCCTGGACGCGGGGACGCTGGCCCCCGGCGCCGCCGCCGACATCGCCGTGTTCACCATGGAGGAGGGCCGGTTCCCCGTCGTGGACGTGCACGGCGACACGCGCGAGGCGCCGCTGCGGCTGGAAGCCACCGCGACCTACGTCGCCGGCCGGCCGCTCCCGCCCAGCGCGGGGGAACCGCCGCCCCCCTGGGTGCCGCTCAGCCCCGCGCAACGCGGTGCCGAGACCCGGCGCCACGAGCGGCTCCGCGACGCCGTTCCGCGCCTGGACAACCCCGAGGACTTCGACGAACCCTTTCCCCGACCGGGAGGACACCAGTGA
- a CDS encoding sodium:solute symporter family protein yields the protein MFAGSHAGYLLAFLASLVVMLGVGVWVARRTTSGEDFLLAGRRLGTPLLLGTTLATLVGTGSSLGAVGFAYENGWAGALYGIGGAAGVLALLWLFADVRRHGFMTFSEEMSYYYGASRAVKGVVAVTMLVAEVGWLGAHILGGALYLSYLTGMDPTTAKVAVALGFGLYTVIGGYLAVVVTDAVQGTILFVGFTILATLALVAAGGFSGINSSVPGEATSMLGVEALGPIPAVSQALVIAVGVLATPSYRQRIYSAASVRTVRRGFALVGVLFAAFAVMPAIAGLAARAMQPGLDNPDMAFPYLATTVFPVWLGAFLLIAGLSATMSSGDSDAITAVTILLRDVAQLVTGRLPRAERMVGYSRVALVGVLAAALVCALAATTIIDYISLMISTVLTGLLVAAVLGKFWRRATWQGGLAAIAGGSAAALAVETSESWSALWGNPVLPSLAAAVVAGVAVSLATPRQRVSREEALRRLAAERAELDVGTRVRGGETEQDREETAGDGGSASGG from the coding sequence ATGTTCGCCGGTTCCCACGCGGGCTACCTGCTCGCTTTCCTCGCCTCACTCGTGGTGATGCTCGGCGTCGGCGTGTGGGTCGCGCGCCGCACCACCAGCGGTGAGGACTTCCTCCTCGCCGGGCGGCGGCTCGGCACCCCCCTCCTGTTGGGCACCACCCTGGCAACCCTCGTCGGAACCGGCTCCAGCCTCGGAGCGGTCGGGTTCGCCTACGAGAACGGATGGGCCGGAGCCCTCTACGGCATCGGCGGAGCCGCCGGTGTCCTCGCGCTGCTGTGGCTGTTCGCCGACGTGCGCAGGCACGGCTTCATGACGTTCTCCGAGGAGATGAGCTACTACTACGGCGCCAGCCGCGCCGTGAAGGGCGTCGTCGCCGTCACCATGCTCGTCGCCGAGGTCGGCTGGCTCGGCGCGCACATCCTCGGCGGGGCGCTGTACCTGTCCTACCTCACCGGCATGGACCCCACCACCGCCAAGGTGGCCGTCGCGCTGGGCTTCGGCCTCTACACCGTCATCGGCGGCTACCTCGCCGTCGTCGTCACCGACGCGGTGCAGGGCACGATCCTGTTCGTCGGGTTCACGATCCTGGCGACGCTCGCCCTGGTAGCGGCCGGCGGGTTCTCCGGTATCAACAGCAGCGTCCCCGGGGAGGCCACCTCGATGCTGGGGGTGGAGGCGCTCGGCCCGATCCCCGCCGTGTCCCAGGCCCTGGTCATCGCCGTCGGGGTGCTGGCCACCCCGTCCTACCGCCAGCGGATCTACTCGGCGGCCAGCGTGCGCACCGTGCGGCGCGGCTTCGCCCTGGTGGGGGTGCTGTTCGCCGCGTTCGCCGTCATGCCCGCCATCGCGGGCCTCGCCGCCCGCGCGATGCAACCCGGCCTGGACAACCCGGACATGGCGTTCCCGTACCTGGCGACCACGGTGTTCCCGGTGTGGCTGGGCGCGTTCCTGCTCATCGCCGGGCTCTCGGCCACCATGTCCTCGGGGGACTCCGACGCCATCACCGCCGTCACCATCCTGCTGCGCGACGTCGCCCAGCTGGTCACCGGCAGGCTGCCCCGGGCGGAGCGCATGGTGGGCTACTCCCGCGTCGCCCTGGTGGGAGTGCTCGCGGCGGCACTGGTGTGCGCGCTGGCGGCGACCACCATCATCGACTACATCTCCCTGATGATCTCGACCGTGCTGACCGGGCTGCTGGTCGCCGCGGTTCTGGGCAAATTCTGGCGCCGCGCCACGTGGCAGGGCGGGCTCGCCGCCATCGCGGGAGGCTCCGCCGCCGCTCTGGCCGTCGAGACGAGCGAGTCCTGGTCGGCGCTGTGGGGCAACCCGGTGCTCCCGTCGCTTGCGGCCGCCGTGGTGGCGGGTGTGGCGGTCAGCCTGGCGACCCCGCGCCAGCGGGTCTCGCGCGAGGAGGCGCTGCGTCGCCTGGCGGCCGAACGCGCCGAGCTCGACGTCGGAACCCGGGTGCGTGGCGGGGAGACGGAACAGGACCGGGAGGAGACCGCCGGAGACGGGGGTTCTGCCTCCGGCGGGTGA
- a CDS encoding IclR family transcriptional regulator, translated as MSSSVERALHILVELASGPATISELGRRLDVHRTTSLRLLRTLEDERFVRRMDDGRYRIGPRMTTLAQAALEGLDLRAAASGHLRELGDRCGHTVHLSALDGSRVVYVDKVESRHAIRMYSRIGASAPLHATAVGKALLARLPTDERDRLLGEEPFPSYTANTRTTRAALDEDLARAAERGWALDDFEHEEFIQCVAAPVFDAAGRATAAVSVSVPRMVVDREGLLALAPDVSATARAVSEELGWNQT; from the coding sequence GTGTCCAGCAGTGTCGAACGCGCCCTGCACATCCTGGTGGAGCTGGCGTCCGGCCCCGCCACCATCAGCGAGCTGGGCCGGCGGCTCGACGTGCACCGCACCACCTCGCTGCGCCTGCTGCGCACCCTCGAGGACGAGCGGTTCGTGCGCCGTATGGACGACGGCCGGTACCGGATCGGGCCGCGGATGACCACGCTCGCCCAGGCGGCCCTGGAAGGGCTGGACCTGCGCGCCGCCGCGTCCGGTCACCTCCGGGAACTGGGCGACAGGTGCGGACACACGGTCCACCTCAGCGCGCTCGACGGCTCCCGGGTGGTCTACGTGGACAAGGTGGAGTCGCGCCACGCCATCCGGATGTACTCCCGCATCGGCGCCTCCGCTCCCCTGCACGCCACCGCCGTCGGGAAGGCGCTCCTGGCCCGCCTCCCCACCGACGAACGCGACCGGCTGCTGGGTGAGGAGCCCTTCCCGTCCTACACCGCCAACACCCGCACCACCCGCGCCGCCCTCGACGAGGACCTCGCCCGCGCCGCCGAGCGCGGGTGGGCGCTGGACGACTTCGAACACGAGGAGTTCATCCAGTGCGTCGCCGCCCCGGTGTTCGACGCGGCCGGGCGGGCCACCGCCGCCGTGTCCGTGTCGGTACCCCGCATGGTGGTGGACCGGGAGGGGCTGCTCGCCCTCGCCCCGGACGTTTCCGCGACCGCCCGCGCCGTCAGTGAGGAGTTGGGATGGAACCAGACGTGA
- a CDS encoding alanine racemase, producing MTDTAPTPSRIAGSGLPAEGLAALDSAPVETRALPTSPTSAAGVRDSAWHLDDLWLPAVVLHEDALTHNLGRFHDWGAEYGVSLAPHGKTTMSPHLWSAQLAEGAWGITAANAAQARVMRRYGVGRVLIANEVLDPVQISWLAGTLAEPGFEPYCLVDSHAGVELMERHLEGAKRPLPVLVELGVPGRRTGVRGVDEAVALALRVAASNRLHLAGIEGYEGVLPQRRDAEAPATARDWLADLTAVVIRADERGAFSGTDEVLVTAGGSGYPDLAAAALTGLPALSRPVRPVVRSGCYITHDDLSFERSSPLRSEAASDPLRPALSCFARVLSCPEPGLALLAVGKRDVPYDIDLPVPRAFRRDGSRLPLDGRARVTELNDHHAFVSAQADLPEVGDTVELGLSHPCTTFDKWPLLPVLDHRERVVDAVRTLF from the coding sequence GTGACCGACACCGCCCCGACCCCGTCCCGGATCGCCGGGTCCGGGCTGCCCGCCGAAGGGCTGGCGGCCCTCGACAGCGCGCCCGTGGAGACGCGCGCGCTGCCCACCAGCCCCACCAGCGCCGCCGGCGTCCGCGACTCGGCCTGGCACCTGGACGACCTGTGGCTGCCCGCCGTGGTGCTGCACGAGGACGCGCTCACCCACAACCTCGGCCGGTTCCACGACTGGGGCGCCGAGTACGGGGTCAGCCTGGCACCGCACGGGAAGACCACCATGTCGCCGCACCTGTGGTCCGCCCAGCTCGCCGAGGGCGCCTGGGGGATCACCGCCGCCAACGCCGCCCAGGCCCGCGTGATGCGCCGGTACGGCGTCGGGCGCGTGCTGATCGCCAACGAGGTCCTCGATCCCGTCCAGATCTCCTGGCTCGCCGGCACCCTCGCCGAGCCCGGGTTCGAGCCGTACTGCCTCGTCGACTCGCACGCCGGCGTGGAACTGATGGAGCGCCACCTGGAGGGAGCGAAGCGCCCCCTGCCGGTGCTGGTGGAACTGGGCGTGCCCGGGCGGCGCACCGGCGTGCGCGGGGTGGACGAGGCGGTCGCCCTCGCGCTGCGCGTCGCCGCCAGCAACCGGCTGCACCTGGCCGGGATCGAGGGCTACGAGGGGGTGCTGCCGCAGCGCCGCGACGCCGAGGCCCCCGCCACCGCCCGCGACTGGCTCGCCGACCTCACCGCCGTCGTCATCCGGGCCGACGAGCGGGGAGCGTTCTCCGGCACCGACGAGGTGCTGGTGACCGCGGGCGGCAGCGGGTACCCGGACCTCGCGGCGGCCGCCCTCACCGGACTTCCCGCGCTGTCGCGCCCGGTGCGCCCCGTCGTCCGCTCCGGCTGCTACATCACTCACGACGACCTGTCCTTCGAGCGCAGCTCGCCGCTGCGCTCCGAGGCGGCCAGCGACCCGCTGCGCCCCGCCCTGTCGTGCTTCGCCCGGGTGCTGTCCTGTCCGGAACCCGGGCTGGCGCTGCTCGCGGTCGGCAAACGCGACGTGCCCTACGACATCGACCTGCCCGTGCCGCGCGCGTTCCGGCGCGACGGCTCCCGCCTGCCCCTCGACGGGCGGGCGCGCGTCACCGAGCTCAACGACCACCACGCCTTCGTCAGCGCGCAGGCGGACCTGCCGGAGGTGGGAGACACGGTCGAACTGGGCCTGTCCCATCCCTGCACCACCTTCGACAAGTGGCCCCTGCTTCCGGTGCTCGACCACAGGGAGCGGGTTGTGGACGCAGTCCGCACCCTGTTCTGA